From Triticum aestivum cultivar Chinese Spring chromosome 7B, IWGSC CS RefSeq v2.1, whole genome shotgun sequence:
TTCATTCCATCTTTTCTCCTCGCCAAGGAATTGAGAATTTTTGTGATAGAGAAGTGTTCGCTACTCTGAATTTTCATGCAGTCCCGACATATATATGTTCCAAAACGAGTACGTATATACTAGTTTGTTCTCTCTCCAGTAGTCTCCAATCGGAGTGCATGCAATTCCACCAAAATAATCAGAACTACTGTAGCATCGAGCTGAAGTATGGCGGTTAAAGCATTAGAATTAGTATTACTACAAGCTCTCCATGACGGTGAACCAAGACTCTCCTAACTTAACTAGAGTGATCATCCAATCCAATAAGCAAACGTCTGAACTGGAAGGCATCAAGCCAAGGGCCAAAAGAGCAGCTACAAAAGTTGGCGGATAGCAATAGGCCAGGAGGCAGCTACAGCTACTATCATTATGTTTTCCAAGCAGTCCAGTGCAGTGCAGCACGGCATCTCTGACTCTGAACTAATCAGGGACTAAACATTTTCTCCCTGGCCATGATGACCTCGGCCTCGGTGGGCCGGGTACGGCAACAATGGAAGGACGGCGAAGACCGCCGGGGAGGAGGAGCAGCCATATGCTCCTGGATATTCTCCGCGGCAAAGGGAGCAAAAAGGACGCTCGCTCGTCGGTGGAGGAGGcaatcatggtggccgccgggcaATGCAGTAGTTGGGTACACAACAAGcaagctgctgctgttgctgttcaTGCCCCGTATCTGGTTTCTGACTAGGCCcccactccctctccctccctcgaaAAAGTCCGGATAGCTCAGCTCGTCGACTTTGTACCGTGAACTCTAAACTTTCTTACGATGCGCCGCTTCCACTAGCAACAGCAACAGGGTAAACCATGCATGTACGCCAACCTTATCCCTACGGAACTGGTACGAAGCAGACACGACGCCACTGCTCCGGCGACAAGGAAACAACCGCCGCCACCCAGACCCTATGCACTATCTCTCCGTCCGCCCAAACCCTAGAATTGGTTCGCTTTCACGCCTCTGCGCGCGGTTTGTGTTCCTGCAGAACTGAAGGATGCGCACGAAGGAGAACAGACCAAGCAGAAGGAACAAAACGGAATTATCATCTCTCAGTCCGATCAGCTCCATGAAACCGTATCCGTATGTAATTCCAGAACGCGCACAGATTGATAATGCATGAAACGATGTATAATTCGGTACTGTATAATTCCAGAACGCACCTGGGTTGATATTTGACAAGACTAGGAAGAACTTATATGATGGCTAGCTATGAAAGTGGGAGTATGTAGGGTGAGAATATGGTGACGAGGACGCAGGGAGGAAGAGCACAAACTTTGTTTTGTTAGTCACCCACCCCCCTACGGGCTACGGGCTCGGGGTCGAGGCGCCGCTTCCGGCCTAGCCGCAATAAAACGCAAAGCGCTCCCCCATGGCCCCGCGTGACCCGACCCCCATAGTATCATGTTGGCATTGGCATTCGCTGTTGGATTCGGACCTCTCTATTTGCTTCTCTTTTCCCCAATCTGCCTTTTCTTTCCTCTTTCTTCTCACTTTCTCCATTCCAAGATATTAATAAAAAAACAAGGATTTCTTCAACTCTTCAGGATTGAGTTGAAACCTTTGGAAAGAGAAAAAATAGTGATTGAGTTGAAACTTACATCAGAGACAATCCAACTCGAGAGAAAGAGGAATCGGCGTGCCATTTCGCCATTTCTTTACCGCTTTGTCGCGACGAATAGGATATCGGAGGACACCTTTGTAAAGGGGCCACTACTAGCTTTAGCCCACTGATGCTTGATTAGATTTTTGTAGATAATGGGTTCTCCATGAGCTAAGCACAACTTATATGATTGATTGATCTCTCGGTTGCAAAGTTGCAACAGATACGATATGTTTCGTGGGCAAGTACGGCTGGAGTTGACATATGGTGCTTAGCACAAAACAGTGGCATGTGAGCTCCGCATACGTGCGGTTCAAGTGGTTGATCCGATCGATCGGTCGATCGATATTAGTGGCCAGGCTGCGACCCATTTTAGCAGAGACATAGTGCAGCAGCTGCAACAAGTTAGGCTAGAAGACAACTGCACGTCTGCAGCACGCGTGTAGTAGCAAGAAACAAGTAGTACAGGCGCCAAACGGGTACTACAAGTTGCAGTACAAAGTACGAACGGATAGGGGTGCTAGCTGATAGTACAAGTGGATTTTCCCTCAGTGTGCGCACCTGTAGACCATCAGATCCTCATTCAATGGCTCAGATTCCGTGCCCTCCGACTTCATCGCCACCATACCCCGCTCTCCTTCCCCGATTCCGGTCATGGCGGTTTTGGCTGACACGGTGGTCGGATCGTGCTATCCTAGAAACACATGATCCACGGTCGCCTGATTCCCGCGACGATGTTGTTGTCTTTTTGTCGTCACCGTCTCCTGCTCACCACCAGTGGATGTATTGGAAAAACAAAGTTTAGGCATTTTTGGACAAACTTTCAATCAATTTGACCTATAGACATTAGTTTGAAATCCAATGGCTGGCCCACATCTTCACCCTACAACACACACACCTGAGCTTCCTCTCTTTTGACAACACGCCTCATCTCCCCCACATCTCCTTGCACCGAGGGCATCTCCAAGGGAAGTCATCAAATATGATTACCAAATGTCTGGCGATATTCATCAAATGACGTTCATTGTCCAATgaagagagaagagagaagaagaaagagaggaaagtgagTTTACGGTGGAGTCCAAGGCTGATTTGGCAGTGTCTGCGGATGTCCGGACTCCCCAACCCCACTCCACCCCCCTAGTTTGGAAATTGTTTGTGTGATTTCGGACGTCCGGTCCGTACCAATCCGCGGGCATACAATGGCCATTGTTGGGTCAACTAAAATGTCCGAGAGTTCGGTCCAAACATTTGGGAAAAGATTTGATGATCCATGTTGGAGATACCCTGAACCAATCAAGCATCCTGCTCGATCACGATGAGGCCACGTCACGGACACCATAGCCGGCTCCATCGTCTGTCTCGGCTTCGGGGGCTTCTCTCCTATGTGCTCCGAAAATGAACTGACGAATGCAACAAATTATAGGTGTATGAGAAATAGCATGCCCGAAAAACAAAGGGAGACGAGGAATATGATTTTAGTGAGAAAATTCGTACTTTCACGAATTGGATAACAGAAAACCATTGTTAACAATAACAAGCAGATTCTGCTATTTAAGAGACTATAGTACGTGTAGTTTTTTGTGAGAAAAGTACTACGCGCCCACTAAAAGCATATAGCCTCCATTTCCAAATGCAGGCGACGGGACCTTGGTTTGATAAAGGGCAGCGCATACAGTCCGTTGCATAAATTCTACGCGACGTGTCGACGACGCGCTAGGCTCCCCTATTTTTGTTTTCTAGTCTGTGTGCTCGCGTTTGAAGACCACACAATGGATGCATGCACCCCATGTAATCCTACTATACTTTTGCTCGTTTTCACTGTGTACCGTGTACGTTTCAACATGGACAAGCAATCGAAGTTCACTGTGTACGTTTCAACATGCACTTAACCAGCCGGCCAGGCAGCTAGTTGCCCCGTCATTTCGCACAAACTTTTTACTCTAGCAGACCAAACACGATCGATCAGGATGGGAGAGCGGTTAATGCTGGATGACCCACGGTGAAACTTCCAAGAGAGACGGTCTCCCAGAATGACGACGGCGGGCGAGTATTTTATACTACCGCGCACCCAAACGAAAAGCGCCGAAATTTCAAGTGGAAATCGAATTGGAGAGCAACCAAGCAAGCATCGTGCATTTATTGAATGAAGATGCAAGCCAAAATTCCATTCGCTTTCACAGATCTCAACATATGCCGCCGGCGCGCTCACGCCATGCGCGCCGCTCACCTCACCTCACCAAGAAACGCAAACCACTACAGCTCTATCTTCTCTGCTAATTGAGTTGTAGATTCTACGGACAGATCATGCAGGGAAAATCCTAGAGGCCAAAATTGGTCCCGCGGTTacacgggcgggcgggcgggcgtcgCGCCTACGCCGCGTCCACCTGCCGCTGCTCGCCGGTTTCGGCGGCGTTCACGGCGGGGAACGCGAACGGCCTGGCGCTGGCGAGGAAGGACGGCATGTCGTCGCCGGCCATGATGACGACGACCTTGGGCTCCCGGTCGAGCGGCGCCATCCCGCGCGCggacgcctcctcgccggcggtcccCCGCCGCGACGAGCCCGACGGCTTGCGGCGCGTGCAGACGAGCACCAGCAGCGCCACGGCGATGAGCCCCATCATGAGCGCGAAGCCGAGGAAGAGGTACGGCGTGGGCGTCCTCCACAGCCCCGGGTGCGCGCCGTGGCCGGCCGCCGCTGCCGGAGCCCCGGCGACTCCCACCAGCGCCTCGCCTTCTCTGATCGGCCTCATGATGAAGGATGAATCACACGGATGTCgatccccccccctctctctcttcctcttcctctgtgtgtgtgtgtgtgtgggcgtgCGTGCAGTGCAGAGTGGTTTCTCGCTTGTTCTCTGTGGCTGTGACGTCTGACTGAGTGGccgagaggagagggaagggaggCGGTATTTATAGGTGGCGCGCGGGAgggggggtgagagagagagagagagcggggaaAAGAAACCGCTCGGCTCGGCGCGGCGCGACGGAGCTTTGCTTTGCTTGCCAGCTCTGCTCTGCCTCCCCCGGGTGCTACTGCTGGGTTTCGTTTGGTTGGGTTTGGCGGTCTCTTTTCTGTTGCTGCGGCTGCATGCACAGTAACGTCTACTGCAGCCGCTTGGTTTTGGCCGCTTGGATGGTGGGACCTGGCTTTTACCTTTGGATAAAAACTGAATTCAGTGTGATTCATCTAAGGTTCTGGAGCAAATAATCTGTGCCTAAAGCAAGAAGGGTACACAGGCGCctcagagcatggttaataatagtACAATCAACGGTCGGCTATAAGGAATTGGCATGTCATCTACAGCAACCTCATATCCCGCAGAGTAGTAAGTTTTAAATATGTACTAATTTATTAGTAGTTGTCCCACCTTACAACCTCACAAAGGGTCTTAGGGCTCGTGTTGCAGACTTGCAACTGACTACTACTACTCTCTCAATTTATTAGTAATCAATAGTCTGCTTCTCTGCTCTCTCAttttctctttcctccaactaagtatAAATACAATATTTTAGTCCTTGTAGCCTTCTTATGTCATCTTATTTTACTTACTCTTAGGGTCAGTGTGGAGTGAACGTCGGAGCGGCTGCTCCTGAGCCTAGTTTTGTCTTGTAGGGTGTTATCTTTTGTCACTTGGGTGACAGTGTTGTTGACTTGGTTGGTGCCCAGCGTCATGGCTGGCTGGTGTGCGTAAATATCGGTTCCGGCTATTTTTCCTTATAAACTTGTCAATCCTCGCAActtgcgtactctcgaaaaaaaaactTGTCAATCCTCTTCTTGAAGAGCTGCTGTGAGTTGCTTGAAATAAAAAACAACGAGAAGCGGATACTCGAGATTCCAGAACGCCGAGGTACGACTGTACAAGTActtttttttttattttagaaCGAAGACGCTGGACGCGtctggctttaaattaataaagcccacaactaGGCAGCGTATCAGACATAGACTCGAAACATACGGACGAGCACGGAGGCTCAAGACCGGCGCCAACACATAGTTCACGGCAGTTTTGGACCGGACCAAACGAAGTTCGCATCTAAACGATTACATGGCTCGAAGCCAGAGCTCAGAGCACGCAGGCTCGCTCAAGCGCGACAAAAGGGCCACTATCCAGGCGCAGAAGTGGCGAGAGGCTCCCTAGACAAAACGTAGACGTGACACAGACGGTCTTGGGCATGCTTCAGCTTCTCAGCATCCTTGCGCCtcgccaacggactccactgcAGCAGGAAAAGGTTGCATTTATAGATGATGTTAGCCGGGTGTGTTGGAAAGATTCCTTCAATCGCTATTTTGTTCCTGGTTAGCCAGAGAGACCAAGCCAAGGCTCCGAGACAGCTCCAAAGCACGCGGTTGTTGCCCCCTTTAGTGGTCGCGACGATGGCCGCTAGATCAGTGGCAGAACGCGGGTTCCAGGAAGTGTTCGCTGCAGCGCGGACCGCGCTCCAAGCAAAGCAAGCTAACGGACAACGGAAGAAAACGTGGTTCGCATCCTCCACGACATTACAAATCGCACGTAGACTGGACAACGGGTCGTTGCGTTTAGCCACGTTAGTCGAGGTGGGTAGCCTGTTGCGAAACAGCTGCCAAAAGAACACCTTAATTTTAAGCGGGAGGCGAGCAGTCCATAGACCCTTCGGCACTAAGTAGGCCTGGCTCTCGCACAACTTCCGGTACAAAGACTTGACTGAAAACTTGCCGGAAGGGGTCAGAGGCCAATGCACGGTGTCCTCGGACGATGAAAGCGAAACCGGCGTGATGAGACTAAGCAGCTCCGGAAGCTGAGCTTGTTCGGTGCCCGAAAGCTCGCGCCGTAAGCAAATCGCTGGTGGAGAGGAGGCAAGCGCCGAAGCAACGCTCATCTCCGGGTTGACCGCCTGAACATAGAGATCCTGGAATTCCGACCAAAGGGGTTGGGATCCCACCTAGTGATCCAACCAAAATCGGGCCGACCGACGTTGGCGATGGAGAACTTGGCTCCCAGGGCGAAGGCCGGCCGCACCGCTTGGAGGTCATTCCAGAAGGGGGAACCTCTCGCCACTCCTTCAAAAAAATTCCCAGACGGGAAATACTTAGAACGGAGTATATCCACCCACAGGCCCGTCGCCCCCTGCGACAGCTTCCAAATCCACTTACACATCAGCGCGATGTTGAGGATTCTGGTGTTCATGATCCCAAGCCCTCCCTGGGCCTTCGGGCGGCACACCGCATCCCATCGAACCATGTGGTATTTGCGCTTGGGGcccgctccttcccaaaagaaacgggaCGGGGTGTGTCCATCTTGGCATGAATCCCTTCTGCCAAGAGGAAAAGCCCCATAGCGAATTGCGGCAGCGAGGAGAGGCTTGCATTCGTGAGAATCAGCCAGCCGCGGAGGAAAGGAACTTTCCCCTCCACGGGCACACCCGCCCTCCCACCTTTGTCCAAAGAGGAGCCCAGCCGTCGATTGTGATACGCTTCGCGTCTAACGGAAGACCCAAATATGTAAACGGGAGTTTGCCTAACTTGCAGTTCAGCAAGTCCGCAACGCGCCTACTATCCAGCACGTCCATGCCCATAGCCATCACTTTGCATTTGTGGAAATTAATTTTAAGGCCCGACATGAGTTCGAAACTAATTAGCAGGGCTTTGACCGTTGCAATGCTATGCAGGTCAGGTTGGAACAGTAAAAGCGTATCGTCCGCGTATTGCAAGTGGGATATCCCCCCTGGGATGAGGTGCCCCAGCACCCCTTTTATGTGACCAGCCTCCGCGGCTTTTCGCAGCATGGCGGCCAGCGCGTCGGTGACGAAGTTGAACAAAAGTGGTGACATGGGGTCGCCTTGGCGCAATCCACGCTTGTTCCTgaagaagttccctacttctccgTTAACCGAGACCGCAGTTTGGCCCCCCGAGACCAATTGCAAGACTCGATGGATCCAAACCAGCGAGAAGCCCCTACTGGAGAGGACCTGCCAGAGAAAATCCCAGTTGACGCGGTCATAAGCTTTCTCGAAATCAAGTTTCAAGAGGATCGGCGGTTCGTGAGTGCGTCTAAGCTCGTGTAGGGCTTCTTGCAAGGCTAACGGACCCTCGAGAATGTTCCTACCGTGAATAAACACCGACTGCGAGCGACTAATAGTGCGATGAGCGATCGGCGAGAGTCTGGTGGCACAGCCTTTAGCGCATATTTTGAACGGAACATTAATGAGTGCAATGGGTCTGTACTGGCGAATGTTGTCCGTGCCCGGCACTTTCGGAATTAGCGAGAGCACTCCATAATTAAGCCTAGCTATGTCCACGAATCCGCGCATAAAACCATTGCACACATCAAAAACTGGGCCACGTAGCAGTGGCCAAAAATGCTtgaacatcgccaccggccacccgTCCGGGCCAGGGGCCGTGTCGGATTTCATGCTAAGCAGGGCGTCGTCTATTTCCTTAGGGAGGAACGCAAGCCCCAGCTCCTCGTTCTCACTATCTAACACCCGTTGAGAAGGAAGCCACACATCCTCACGCAAACGCGCGCGTTGTGCCTCTTCCGTCCCCATCAGACTCCGATAGAAGTCATAGATGTGGCGAGAGATCTCCGCTTGCTACAGCAGCAGCCCCTGCTCCGTCTACAGCCTAAGGATTGAGCATTTTCTGCGCCGGCCATTCGCATACGCGTGGAAATACTGCATGTTCGCATCCCCTTTGAGCGTCCACTTGAGGCCTCCTCTACGCCTCCAGTATTCCTCCTCCGCCCGCAGCAACGCTTCAACTTGTCCTTCCAAGGCGTAGCGCTGCGCCCATTCTTGCTCAGAGAATGGTCGTGAGTCCGTCTGGACATCTAGGAGGGCAATTTCGGCCATCACCCTCACCCTGAGGATCTTGTCGGCACGCCCCTGGTTCGCGCCCCACCCCTTTAGGCTAGCGCGTAGGCGGGCCCCCACCGCGATCCAGAACTCCATTGGGCCGCGTTGCTGGCCAGCGAGTTGGACACACCGCAGCCATCTCTCCCTAGAGATGGCATCAAACTCTGGGACCTCAAACCATGCGGTTTCGAAACAGAAGCGCGGGCTACGTTGGATTCTATCTTCCCTGGAAAATAGAATGAGAGGTACATGATCCGAACCGGTCCTTGTTTCTGCAAGGAGCGAGCACAATGGGAACACCACTTCCCAGTCCGGAGACATGAAGGCATGATTCAGGACAGATCGCACCGGGGCGAGTTGCTTGTTAGTCCAAGTAAATCTCGCCCCAGTTCTGGCCACTTCCCTAAGTGCCATAAACGCAATCGCGTTGTTGAACATGGCCACCCTTGACCAGTTAATGTTGTCATTGTTTTTATCTGCGTCCGAATGGATCAGGTTAAAATCGCCTCCACCATGAGCGGGATCTGcgcagcagcaagatccagcaccTTGGCTTCAGTTCTCCCAAGAACTCAGCCGAACGGGAGTGATCGGCTGGTCCGTAGACTTGCACGATCACGAGCTCTCGGAGCGACGCTCGCACACGGATTCTGGCCGCAAGAAAGAAGGTACCAACCTCCCAGGTCAGTACTTCATAAGTGGCACCACAAAAACCCAGCAGCATGCCACCTGAGTGGCCGTGCGCTGGGCTATGATGCCAGACAAAGCGCTCTAAGGGGTCAATCGCTAGGATGTCCTGATGCCGTAGTTCGGATTTGATCGTTTCCTGGAGCCCTACGATATCTATCGACTCCTTCCTAATGTACTCCTTCAATTGGGTGCGCCGTCCCGCGTGACCAAAGCCACGAATGTTCCAAATGAGCGCCCCCATCTATATGACACGATTCCGGAGGCGCACCCCCCTGGAGGTGATCGCCTTGGCCACGCGCCTCACCTTGCCACAACGAGGCGAGGGGGGAATAGCAACCCCTGTTGCTATATCCCCTTCAGGCTGGATCACTGGCACCTGCGAGGGCTCAGCCTCCAGTGCCAGGCGTTCCCGTGTGTTGAGCAGCCGCCGCTGCCAGCGCTGCCTGCGCCTGCTCCTTagcacaaatcaacgagatgagcTCGGTCACTCCCATCGTCGCCCATCGGTTCCACCCCGCTCTCCCCCAAAACCTCACCCATATGTTCGTCTGAAAATGAATCGAGGATCGTAAAACGCGGCAAGGGGTTACCTGAGGTTTCCAATTTCTTCTGAGCTTGCAGGAGTTGAGCGCGCTGGAGCGAAGGAAGGTTGCCTTTGGCACCCTTGGCGCGCGCACTGATCCGCAGGGGAGGAACCTGCCCCTCCACCACAGCCTTGGTGCGCTTGGCCTTCGGGATAGGCGTCCGATTGGGACATCTCCTGCGCGAGCGGAACGGGGACGGGACCGTTCAGGGCCATCACCGCTGGCGCGGGCGTCGCCGCGCCCCAAAGATCTCCGCAGCACTCCCCGCCTCCGCACACACCTTGCGCACCGCTACCTTCTTGAGCTGCTTCACCGCGCCGAGCTTGCCGCTGCTGCGACCGCATTGTGCTGGAGAGAGCGAGGGGCGAGGCAGCGAGTCCATCGACACCGCGATGGGGGTGCGCACCATCCCCTGCGGCTCCGCCAAGCTGTGAGGGGGCCACCATCCTCCAGCCGCACCGGAGGCGACGTGACCGAACCCAGGTTGGAGTCGTATTGGTTTCGGAATGGAGAGGTCCATCTCCGACGATCCTCCGGCCAGGGAATGCTCCGCCCTGGGCTGCAGGGCACGGGCGTCCACCGCCTTGCTCGGTGATGCCCAGCTCTCCCATGCCACCGTGTCAATGGAGTCATCCTCCATGCTTGGCAATCATGTCGCATCGTGCTCTTGGACAGTTGTCTTGGCCTCCGCCCGCCCCGGCCATCCGGGCCCTTGCcaatgaggaggagggggaggagaagggaGAGCCGGGCCGCCGCCAGTTGCGCCGGGGGGAAGCTCGGGCATCGACGGAGATGTTGTACGCGTCATTGGTTGAACCAGATTTGGACGGCATCCAACGCAGCTTGCTTAGGGTTTACGGCAGGCAAAAGCGGCATGGCAACTGGCCCGGGCCGGATCAAGCGAGTCCCATCAACCTGGCAGGGGGCGGCCAGCAGCATGATGGAGGCCGCCATTGAGCCGTTTCGGGGCGCCGATGCTTTGGAGGGACGCCACCCAGCTTGGACCCAGCACCTCTAGCACTCCAGACCTTTGGGAGCATCAAGATCGCATCGCGAATGCCACCCATGAGGTTGTTTGAGGGACATGAAGAGCTTGCCGCTTCTTGTAGCCGATCCGCAGCATTGGCAGGCTCCGGGAACACCACCGAGAACGCGCCGCCATCAAGGGGGCAATCTGCCAGTCCCATGCACCCTCAAAGAGATGCTGCAGCTCCCTCTCCAAGATCTCCCTCGAGAGCGCACCGGAAGGCATGGAGAGCACCGCCGTGTTGGCCCCCAGCAGAACTGGAGGCGCCTCTCGCGCGTTCTCCGGGAACTGAAGACAGAAGAATCCCTCGCCGGAGATTGAATGCCCCATCGTTTGCAGGAGCAGCGGCTTGCCACG
This genomic window contains:
- the LOC123159194 gene encoding protein GLUTAMINE DUMPER 6-like, which translates into the protein MRPIREGEALVGVAGAPAAAAGHGAHPGLWRTPTPYLFLGFALMMGLIAVALLVLVCTRRKPSGSSRRGTAGEEASARGMAPLDREPKVVVIMAGDDMPSFLASARPFAFPAVNAAETGEQRQVDAA